The DNA window AGTTAATATGCGAACTTATTTTTAAGCAAGAACTTGATTAAATAATCAGGGTATCTTGCATAGAGATTAATTACAGTTAGAAGAATCTAAAAATTGGGAAATTGTAAAAAAATCAAAACTGAATATCAATATAATAACAAAGAATAGTAGTGTCTATCAAGTTTATTTTTGTTCTAAATTTGAGTAAAAAAAAGTGCTTTAAATTAAGAAATCGACATTTACTCTCTTACTAAAAGTATAGCAACCGAAGGGGCAAAGAACAAGACATGTGTTCGAATGGATCAAAAAAAAGCGAGATTTACTGACGGTTTTTGCTCGGTTCATTGACGGTTTTATGAAAAAAGTGTACCCACGAAAAACTCCTAGCATTGCTAGGTTTCTCACGTAAGTGGGTACACTTTTCCTTATGCTCTTTCTTAAAAATCCCATCAATCGTTAGAAACATGATAGACTAGATTTTGTTGCAAGTCCTCTTGCACGTGAAGTCACAGCGTGAGAGGAGGATTGAACCAATGCTAGAATCTCGAAAAGACCGAATGCGGATTCGGCAAAAAGAAGCACGTATGGCATTATGGAGTAAAATTATTATTCCGTTACTTGCGATTAGTGTGCCCGTTGTAACCACTCTTGTAAGTCTGTACTTGCAACGCTAGACAGAAAAAGCCCCACCGTTTGCGGAAACGGTGGGGCTACTTTTATTGAATTGGATCGAACCAATGCTTCTCATTATTCAAATTATAACAAATACATAATCAGATTGCAAAAATCTAAATTAAACTAGAAAAATCCCTTTTTTAAAGAGCTTTTTTTATTAGTCCCCTGACCCCTTAATCCCGGGCATCACTATTAGTTAGATTTTAAAAATAAAATTAATAAAGCGAAATAAAAAATTTAGGTATTAAATTTTTTGAGATTTGCTAAATAGATTGAACCGCCGACGATAGAAACAACTCCGCCAATAAATCCTAAAAAAGGTATAAGAGATACTCCACCACCAACAATAAGTAAAACACTTGGAGCTGATGCGATTTTATCGGAGTGTTTCAACTTGACCGCACCAATAATCCCTAAAACTAAAATTGCTATTTTAACTATCAATATTAGTAATGATAATGTACTTGTTGCTCCTATATTAACACTATTGTTCAATCCGGAAGAACTTAAATCACTAACAACCGATCCAAATAGAAATAGGGGCGCAACTAAAAGAAATATACCTCCTACAAGTCCAACAGCTCCATTGCATGTAACTAACTTTTTTTCATTCATTTTATTTATCACCACCTTTTATACAAATTCAGTATAACTTAAGAATTGATATTTCGAAAGTAATTTATTTAGGAGTATAGGTCCGGTTGTGAAAAATCTTGTGTTTTTAAAAATTAAATAACGAAAAAGTCCCTCGAGGTCGAGAGACTTTACATAATGCCCATTTTACCAAGTACCAAGCCCCGCAAGGGGCACAGACGAAAAGATTGTGATTTTGAACTGGTATAGATTGGGAATAGTGATTTGAATACGTTTTAAAGAGTAAATTTCTTGTGAAATTTACAGATATATATATAAAATTTAAATAACAAATTATTGTACTTGTTTATCAATTTTAGGTAGATACATAATAATATTTTTCTGAAAAAAGCACTTGCAAAATGAAATTTTTAAAATAAGATTAAAAAGGAGGGGTTAAATATGAGGAAGTTTTTATTTTTATCTTTATTATTTTTAGTTATTCCTTTTACATCACCACTATCAGTTAACGCAGTCAGTGATGACGTAAAACAACCACAGACTAGGGCAGCTCAATACTACGTAGTTGACAGAAAATCTCAATCCCAAGTTTCAAGAGATAATTTATGGTTTAATGATTACGCGTGGTATACTTACAAGTACATTAGTGTTCCAAATGGTTACAGACCAGTTGGAAGAGTAACAAAGACAGTTACTGCTCCAACTGGACCTAGTAAAAGAACTGTAGTATCGTATTATTCGTATTCTTATGTTAAAAATTAATAATGAATTGGTTATTAAATTAGAATAAAGAAGGTAGGTATTATTATGCACAAATTAAAAATAGCACTTTTACTTTTTCTGATTGTACCAATTGTAGCTGCTTGTACAACCACAAAAAAATTTGAATTAGAAGGAACTTGGACATCAATTTCAAAAGATATTGATGCAAATAGTTCGTACTCAATTATAAAAAAAATTGAATTTGAGTCAAATGGGTTAGCTACCATCACTTACGAAGATGAAAAACAAGTTAAAATAGGGTATAATTTTGATTCAAAAAAAGCTAGCAACAAAAAATATGGACAGCTAAAATTAAATTATACAGATAGAGATATAACAAGTACAGATGTTCTGAAAGTTAAAAATAAAGATAATCAGATTAAATTAGACATCGGTTACATGGCATTGTTTGAACGTACAAATTAATAATTATCGGAAAAACCTTTTGCTCCAATATAATAATAAAAAAAGAAGAAGTAACTCCAGGTTGGGGTACTTCTTCTTTTTTAGTCCTCAGTCCAATTGTGAAGAGGAACCTTCAGGTTCTTTTTTTCTTTGAAATAAAATTCGAAGTGCGAAACAACGCCACCTCGACCACGTCCTTTTTTCTTAATCTTTTTTATTTCAAAATAGTCAAATAAAGGAGCTAATTCTTTATTGATAGGCTTAAAAATATATTGATCGATATTTCCCATTTTATAACTCTCGGGGATATCTAAAATACGCTTAAATTCATCAATAGTGACTTTATAAAAACCAGTGGACCGAAATTGCATTAAAATACGGTACATAGATTTTGAATAGCTACTTTTCAATTCAGTGAAAGATTGCAATTCGTAACGAGTAAAATTTGTTGTGATTTCGTTTAATATAAATTCAAAATCAGTATTAACTTTGATTGTAACCGTTGATTTTTTTTTGTCTATTTCATAGCGATTAAATAATACAAATCTAACAATAATATTTTCATCCTCAAATCTAAAATTTAAATTTAATAATTTGCTATACATACTTTCTAAATCAGCAACAAACCTCTCTTTGTTGCGAGATGAATAACCAATAAGGTCTTTGATTTCATCAAATGTTAGAACAATTGTTTCGGTACCTAATCGTTTCATTTTTGCACAAAGAGAAAAAAATAAATCAAACTCAATAGGTGTAAATTTTCTAAAACTAACATCGTTCATAACGTTGTTATACCGGACTATTTCATTACTCATAATTTAAACCTCCACAATTAAAACATACGATTTTTTAAAACCATGTTTTAATTGTAACAAAACCATGTTTTAATAGCAACAAAACCATGTTTTAATAGCAACAAAACCATGTTTTAATAGCAACAAAACCATGTTTTAATAGCAACAAAACCATGTTTTAATAGCAACAAAACCATGTTTTAATAACGCTACACGCTTACAGCCCCAAGTAGTACAGAGCGCCTAAAAGGTTTTAAAAGCTCTTAAAAGTTTATTAAAAGTATATTAAAAGGTCCCAGAGTCAAAAAAGGTCGACTTGCAGGCAAGTCCTTTGAGTAAAATGAAACCAAGACAAAAAGGAAACTTGCTACGCAAGCTCAAGAATTTTATAAAATCAAAAGCATTGGCAGAAACAAGTTCCTTTCGCTACCCTCACTCACAACCTAACCCTTTTTCTCTCTTAGAACCTACTTTTAAGCTCACTACAACACTTTTACTCATGATTCAAGAGAAATACGCACAAACAAGCTATACGAGCTTACCAAGGCTTTTAGGACATTTTTTGCTAACCGTTTTTTAAGTTTTTTTAAATCAACATGTGACGAGGACATTTGAATAGAGCTAAAACGCAAAAAAACTACCCTAGAATCAATTTTAAGGTGGTTTGCTGATAAGAAGTCGTGTTTAGTCTAAAACGTCTTAGAATGTATTTTAAGCGCAAAAAAAGCATGAACCCTTTTTACTCGGTGCATACTTTTTCTTGTTAGTGAGATAAAATGGTTTACAGAATTTCTGAAATATCCCATATAATCCATACAGTATATAGTTTATAAACCCTTATTTTATAAAGATTTTCAACAGAATATTTGTAATGGTAGGGGTCAATGGAACATCTTTACGAAAAGTTGCGGTGTAAATGCGAATGATTAAAGAATAGTAATCCTCATTCGTCGCTATTTCATTTTGGAAAACAGATCCCTTTATTCTGTTTAAGGCTTTAATTTTCACAATCTCTTGTACATTCAAAAGAGCCGATTAACAGCCTTTCAATAGAGTTAGTCCACTAGACCACTTCGTTTTCACAATCTATCAGGCTGTAACGCTTACGGGACATGGTACTTGGTAAAAGGTGGATTATGTGAACTAGGCAAAATTTTAAATCTTATGCCTTTGTAATTATAGATATTGTTCGGGTTTTAAAAGATACCGCAACTTTTCGTTCAATTGTTCCAGACAATTTTTGGAACAATAAAGCCTGAAAAATTGCAAATGCTGTTAAATCAACGTTTCTTTTTTTTAATAATCGATCATACCGCAACTTTCCGTAAGGATGTTCCATTGACCCCTGGTATAGGTGTTATCTACCCCCGTGTTACATGACGGTGGTTCTAGCGGGCTTGCGCCCGCCCTCGCTAAGTCTCCGACTTGCGGATTCTATCCACTTTAACGCTCGGTTTTAATTTTTTTAAATATACGAAGCTGAATATTTATTTATAATCCATTTGTATATTCTCGCAGATTACCCCCTATTAGTGTAGGGGGCTTAGTCTACTTTGTGCTCACACTCGCTAGAATGTTCTGCTTGCGCAGACATTCGCGAGGTGGCAAACGTAGACGTAGTTCTTTATGTATGGGATTATTTTAGCACAAAAACAAGAAAATAACTAGAAGTTTAAGGGGAACAGACTTCATAGTTAGCTGTCACAAGATAGTTTGATAAAATCGAAAACTGGAGGAGTGCCCATTTATACGCACCTCACTTTTTTTGTGCACCTGGTCTCTGCCGAGGTCGAATTTCCCACGTGGGTTTTTGAAAAGGGAAACCTTCAGAAAAAATAAATCTGATCAACCCCTAAAAATGAGCCGATAATTTTTTAGAACAGGGTGCACTTATACATTGACGAAAGTCAACGGTGCTAAAGGAAAATAATCGAGAGTTGATTCAAGTCTCTGACAGTTTTTTTTGACGGTATATTTTCCTTTTGCGAGCAGAGCAACATGTCCCCATGTTGCGAATTTTTAATCGTTGACTGTTGTCAATTTTTGTCAATTGGTCGGGAGAATTTTTTTCGATTTTTGTTTTTAAGGGATTGGGAAATCCAAAAAAGATTATCTGCCACCGACAATTTTTTTGTGTCGATGGCGGATAAAAAATTGCCACATGCTAGCATGTGGCTCTGCTTGCAAAACGAAAAAAACGTCGTTGACCAGATCCTTTTTATTTTGCTTCAGCAACCAAACTTTTGAGTTTGTGTAAGTGCGCACTTCAGGAGTTTTTCCCCTTCAGTTTTTAGGGGAAGGTTTGCTGCAAGCATTGCAAGTGTAGTCACACTTACGGAATTTGTGGAACAAAAAAATATCCACTACCGAACAAAATGGCCTGTCGGTAGTGGATAAAAAAGAGTCACATGTTTAGTTAGTTAATATGCGAACTTATTTTTAAGCAAGAACTTGATTAAATAATCAGGGTATCTTGCATAGAGATTAATTACAGTTAGAAGAATCTAAAAATTGGGAAATTGTAAAAAAATCAAAACTGAATATCAATATAATAACAAAGAATAG is part of the Carnobacterium maltaromaticum DSM 20342 genome and encodes:
- a CDS encoding replication initiation protein; protein product: MSNEIVRYNNVMNDVSFRKFTPIEFDLFFSLCAKMKRLGTETIVLTFDEIKDLIGYSSRNKERFVADLESMYSKLLNLNFRFEDENIIVRFVLFNRYEIDKKKSTVTIKVNTDFEFILNEITTNFTRYELQSFTELKSSYSKSMYRILMQFRSTGFYKVTIDEFKRILDIPESYKMGNIDQYIFKPINKELAPLFDYFEIKKIKKKGRGRGGVVSHFEFYFKEKKNLKVPLHNWTED